AGCCCTTGGTACGACTCTTCAACTGGTCGAAGAAGTCGAAGATGATCTCCGCGAGGGGCAGCGTGTAGCGCAGCTCCACCCGGTCCGCGGAGAGGTAGTCCATGCCGAGCAGGCTGCCCCGGCGGCCCTGGCACAGCTCCATCACCGCGCCGACGTAGTCGTTCGGGGTGAGCACGGTGGCCCGCACGACCGGCTCGTACACCTCGGCGATCTTGCCGGTCGGGTACTCGCTCGGGTTGGTCACCACGATCTCCTGGCCGTCCTCGGTGATGGCCCGGTAGACCACGTTCGGCGCGGTGGAAATCAGGTCGAGGTTGTACTCCCGCTCCAGCCGCTCCCGGATGATCTCCAGGTGCAGCAGGCCGAGGAAGCCGCAGCGGAAGCCGAAGCCGAGCGCCCCGGACGTCTCCGGCTCGTAGTCGAGCGCGGCGTCGTTGAGCTTGAGCTTGTCCAGCGCCTCCCGCAGGTTCGGGTAGTCCGACCCGTCGATCGGATAGAGGCCGGAATAGACCATCGGCTTCGGGTCCTTGTAGCCGCCCAACGCCTCCTTGGCCGGGTTGCCGTTGATGGTGACCGTGTCACCGACCCGGGACTGGCGGACGTCCTTCACGCCGGTGATCAGGTAGCCCACCTCGCCGACGCCGAGCCCGTCGGCCTTCACCATCTCCGGGGAGATGACGCCGATCTCCAGCAGTTCGTGCACCGCGCCGGTGGACATCATCTTGATCCGGTCCCGGGCGCTGATCCGGCCGTCGACCACCCGGACGTAGGTGACCACGCCCCGGTAGACGTCGTACACCGAGTCGAAGATCATCGCGCGGGCCGGAGAGCCGGCCTCGCCGGTGGGCGGGACGAACTGCCGGACGATCTCGTCCAGCAGATGGGGCACGCCCTCGCCGGTCTTGCCGGAGACCCTGATGCAGTCCGCCGGGTCGCCACCGATCAGGTGGGCCAACTCCTCGGCGTACTTCTCCGGCTGGGCGGCGGGCAGGTCGATCTTGTTGAGCACCGGAATGATGCGCAGGTCGTTCTCGAGCGCCAGATAGAGGTTGGCCAGCGTCTGCGCCTCGATCCCCTGCGCGGCGTCCACCAGCAGGATCGCGCCCTCGCAGGCGGCCAGCGAGCGGGACACCTCATAGGTGAAGTCGACGTGACCCGGGGTGTCGATCATGTTGAGCACGGCCTGCTCGCCGGCCCGGTCACCCTCGCGGATGGTCCACGGCATGCGGACGGCCTGGCTCTTGATGGTGATGCCGCGCTCGCGCTCGATGTCCATCCGGTCGAGGTACTGCGCGCGCATCTGCCGGGGGTCGACCACGCCGGTGAGCTGCAGCATCCGGT
The Micromonospora sp. R77 DNA segment above includes these coding regions:
- the lepA gene encoding translation elongation factor 4 is translated as MPPTLDPGANAPGATDPARIRNFGIIAHIDHGKSTLADRMLQLTGVVDPRQMRAQYLDRMDIERERGITIKSQAVRMPWTIREGDRAGEQAVLNMIDTPGHVDFTYEVSRSLAACEGAILLVDAAQGIEAQTLANLYLALENDLRIIPVLNKIDLPAAQPEKYAEELAHLIGGDPADCIRVSGKTGEGVPHLLDEIVRQFVPPTGEAGSPARAMIFDSVYDVYRGVVTYVRVVDGRISARDRIKMMSTGAVHELLEIGVISPEMVKADGLGVGEVGYLITGVKDVRQSRVGDTVTINGNPAKEALGGYKDPKPMVYSGLYPIDGSDYPNLREALDKLKLNDAALDYEPETSGALGFGFRCGFLGLLHLEIIRERLEREYNLDLISTAPNVVYRAITEDGQEIVVTNPSEYPTGKIAEVYEPVVRATVLTPNDYVGAVMELCQGRRGSLLGMDYLSADRVELRYTLPLAEIIFDFFDQLKSRTKGYASLDYEPSGEQASELVKVDILLHGEPVDAFSAIVHKDKAYNYGVTIAAKLRNLIPRQQFEVPIQAAIGSRVIARETIRAIRKDVLAKCYGGDISRKRKLLEKQKEGKKRMKMVGRVEVPQEAFIAALSSDSGDGKAAGKK